The genomic region GTCCGTTTGTGTCAATGCCTTCCCGTAAGGCAGGAGCCAAATATGAGGATATTTGTTTCCCGATTACAAAAGAGGGAAGAGAAAATCTCCACAGTGCGGTGCTTGAAGCATACGAACAGAAATTAACACAGCAGGAGGTCAAGC from Qingrenia yutianensis harbors:
- a CDS encoding SpoVG family protein, with amino-acid sequence MNYKASVNLINKPGSLKGVASVSINDEFVVKGVRIFEGNDGPFVSMPSRKAGAKYEDICFPITKEGRENLHSAVLEAYEQKLTQQEVKP